GCATTGGTCATTGGTCCCTCTGGCACTCCATATGAGGGTGGTTTCTTCTATTTCCTGATTTCATTTACTCCAGACTACCCAATCAAACCACCACATGTCGTACTTAAGACTACTGGAGGGGGAAGGGTGAGATTCAACCCCAATCTGTATACAAATGGCAGAGTCTGCCTAAGTATTTTGGGGTAAGTAGGAAGGGAATATTCACCTTGATATTTAGGGTGTTTTGGTGTGCTTCAAAATTCTTCAGTGAAACTGAGGGATATTTACACCCCTCTTTAGACTCCaagtagtctctaatttcagTGAGAGTCAAACGGGCAAGAAAAAATACACAGGTGAGACCCAGACTAGTAATTTTCTGCTCTCTCCTTGCATGGTGTGTCCTCTGACTCTTTCATGTGCTTGTGTGTTTTGCCTGCCCTTTTCTGTCATGCCAAAGTTAGACTGCTCCCATTTTGCCTCCTCTTAGTCTCTGGTGAATAATGATTTATTAATCATCATGGAATGTTATGAATACTTATCCCATTGTGGTCATCATTTTTGTGACACTTTCTTTAGATATCTActaacagtaataattataattattaaagaggagtgcaaataattattatttgttgctcTTTTGGTGATCAGTGTtcataattttataaaaaaaggGAGCTTTAAAACTGATCTAAACTTAAAAACCAAAATATGAAGcattgattttgaattttagatTCATTGTCCCCCGAAGAAGAACCAGAGATATGGTTCGAAAATTTGGGAAACCGCTTTTCAAGTTTAGATCAGTGTTAAAGCTCCTTTTCTTAGCAATTTTATAAAaccagtaataattattattattactaataatCGGGGTTGACCATAGTCTGGGATTaaccaaattttcctttttcaactGTTGCTTTAAATTATAGTAATTCAAGGGTAGTGGTGAACACCACTCTTTCCTCAAAGTTGGTCCTTTTCATCACTCTGCCAGTTTCATTAAGATAGAATGCTGCATTAAATTTATTACTCTGAAAGTGTTTAGCCATTGAGTctagaattaaattgaaaaatgaataaataacattgaaaactcatgtcTTGCTTACAACTAGAATGATTGCTGTCAGAATGGTCCAGTGACAGTTACTGATCATAAATATAAATGTCTGAAAATTCATCTATGACCAGAACATGGCAAGGTCCACAATGGAGTCCTGCACAGACACTCTCCAGTTTGCTTATATCTATCCAGTCTCTCATGAATGAAAGACCATATCACAATGAACCAGGATATGAAAAGGTCAGAAtacatttcaaaatacaaacttatcattaaaaaatagtaagaataacaattatcattattattgttggtgtagtttaagaaaaattaaaatgtagtCGAGATTTCAGCATAGTATGATTTCTCAGTCTATCATTTAGATTTTatagtaattattaaaaattgttattattcttatttccTCTGTCTCCTAAaccctaataattattaattaattattaatctGAGATTcattttaatataaatatGAATTTGGAGGATATAAAGAACACACAAAATCAGTTCACGATAGTATGAAATATGAATACATTCATTTCTACAGTTGTACATActcacaacaaaacaataatatattTACTATGTTTACGTGTGACATATGACATATAACAAAACATTAAAGTGACTGGTTTCTAGTAGTTTGCTGACTTTTAATAAGTGaatatcaatttttattaaaattacaaGCAAAATGGCATCCTGAAAATTTTTCTAAGATTTTTTAGTGAACAAAATCACTACTGACATAGATTGCATGCATATGTTGATGTGTAATGCACGCATGTGACGTAGGCTGCATGCATTGTTAAGTTATGATGAACTtggtttgaccaatcacagtccTTTTTAAACGTGactatgataataataataattattattatttttgttgtaggAACATACCAGAGGTGACGCCAAACGATACAATGACGTCATTCAGCATGAAAGCCTCAGGGTTGCTGTCTGTGAAATGATGGAAGGAAAACCAATATGTCCACCTGCTCTTAAGTATGACGAGTTCATTAATTGGAAAACCTATAGCTTTCCTTCTTCGCCCGTTTAAAGGCTATGcccagttttcaaaatacgtaattcagtaattttggtTACCATATGTGCGGTTtggaggaaaaacaaaaaatggaaatttctTGTGCTCACCTGGTCCACACAATTGGAAAACACGTCATTTCAAGTCATTGATTGGACGGGAACTGTTATGAAatggacaaaaattaaaaacgctcgtgcaaagcgtgcTAGACACTGTTTTTGGTTGTTAAATTTGCAAAGCTTTCCTTGGATGCTTTATCTTTCCTATATTGTTCTGTTTACCTGCATTGCCTGTTAATTAAATTtgtcattcaattttttttctttcagaagtAGAATGAGGAAATTATTTATCAAGTCTTATGACAGTTACTGTAGACATGTTGCTCAGAATATCCATTTAGACGGCACAAGAATGAAGGTGAGCAAAAAAACGCAAATATTCTAAGAAAAAACGCCTACGAAACGAATCGATCATTTCAGAAATTACTTGATgttctgtttcttttaagACCGTCGTTACTGGGCAGTTTTGCTCATcagagataaaaatatgtcCTGAAGAAGTTACCAATAAATTTGGGTCGTCTTATTTCTGTCTGCCTTGAGCATAGTCTGTGAAGCGATTCTAGTTTTAGTTCATGTTTGCCAGGACTTCCATGGGATGCCTGTTGTATAGATAGGAATTTGGCAACACAAAACACTCAAAAATCGCAACACGAAATAACTTTCGAATATCTACACTCGTTCAAAGCCACTCTAAAATCTTTACTCGAAATTTGGGTCAAATTCAATCATAAAGAGacaacgaagctgacgttttgagcggTAGCTCTTCGTCAGAGGGAAGAGCGAACGTTAGTAACAATCTGCACTGTACCGTACTCAAGAAGGGctaatccttttttttattttatcctttttaatgcgtttcagcactcgaaaatcacctcctgactaagggctgttcacacacattttttttggtagcctcatacacccttagccttttacaggtatactgcgagccggccaccttgctgaatagggcagccacaacactgggaacttcgtgccctactcttcTGTCATTCAACTCTTTTCgacaagtgtgtgggttctttaacgtcccacagaattttAGAGTtgagtccttatccgagatagtccttatccgagaagacctAGTttttatccgagaagacttgaaagtctaaccgtttgctgatgtaattacaaaggcagcactttctccttagttattttaagaccctgagtgttggtcctgCCGGAggtgaactcacgacctcccgcacgacaacccgatgctcaaccaactgagccactggtcgctcgaaacgtcagcttcctAATCTTTTGTGAGGTGGAAATGAAATCCCTCTCAACTTTTTTGATACcgaattttcgtgtttcactttGCCATATAGTAGGACTTTTCACAGGTCCATTCATGAATTCTAATTCGTTACGTGTGACCAATTAGGACCGGTCTAAGAGGAAAAACAGAGCACGTTGTTGTTGCTGTCTGAGTGTCAAATCCCCATAAGAGCCACCCTGGAGGGGTAGGGGGGCTCccattcaaaaaaaaaaaagcagggGTACTCGTCGTATTTTTTTAGGGGTTAAAAAATCGGTTTTGGTAGCTCTTAGGGTGTTCAGCCTTAAAAGGTCAACAGTGGGAGCTTTAGCGGTACTTTTTAGGGTATTGAGctgaaatattattattatttttgaattaactattttttaatttaacttGTACCTCTTAGGGGTGAAAAAATATCATGCCATGCCTACAAGGCAGGATCTTGGTACCTCTTAGgggttgttttcaaaatttccgacaaGCACCCCGTCCTTTTCATGTAGGAGTCgtcccacccccaccccccggGTTTCCCACCCACCCGGCCCCGACAGTTTCTTCGGAAGTCAAACCTTCATCTCCAACATCTGATGTGTGTGGCTATGTTTTGTCTTAGGACCCGTTTAGAGTTAACGAGGGTACCTTTGATTACGCGTCAATAAAGGAAAGACTTCAGAACATCAAGAAAAGCATCGATGCAGAGAAACCATCAGGTAGTGACTTGGACGGCTCACCATACCATGAAGAAGATGAAACAGAATGGTCCATTAAACTACCAGTTGTCACCACTACAAAAAATCCCAAACCGGAGATCGAGGACTGGGTTGGATTTTTGTATGAAGAGGATTGACTGTGTACAAAAATTCCTATTTTTCCATGAGCTGAGCTTCTCACGACAGCGGAAACGTCATCGGAAAATTTAAGTCTGTGTCTCTGCagtacaccttttgctgttcattacgagaaaatacgcattcatttatgtgaattgacgaccaatagcacgaagatgcattcatgagcgccaagaagcgaacatttgcatgtaacacacattcaataacgatttttgcatttttgtttacattcaatagcatattcatatattcatatgcgtcattcggcatacaaaaaaggaaaata
This sequence is a window from Acropora palmata chromosome 6, jaAcrPala1.3, whole genome shotgun sequence. Protein-coding genes within it:
- the LOC141884447 gene encoding ubiquitin-conjugating enzyme E2 Z-like — encoded protein: MAAEESLFDLLASKSPEGPCLQTSYPNETFSALCIFRIQRDIASMYKEPPPGLHISADENDITKVHALVIGPSGTPYEGGFFYFLISFTPDYPIKPPHVVLKTTGGGRVRFNPNLYTNGRVCLSILGTWQGPQWSPAQTLSSLLISIQSLMNERPYHNEPGYEKEHTRGDAKRYNDVIQHESLRVAVCEMMEGKPICPPALKSRMRKLFIKSYDSYCRHVAQNIHLDGTRMKDPFRVNEGTFDYASIKERLQNIKKSIDAEKPSGSDLDGSPYHEEDETEWSIKLPVVTTTKNPKPEIEDWVGFLYEED